The Lonsdalea populi genome window below encodes:
- the folP gene encoding dihydropteroate synthase, producing MKLNARGSIIDLSCPQVMGILNVTPDSFSDGGQHNTLDKALFHAQDMIVAGATFIDVGGESTRPGADEVSVAEELDRVAPVVEALSQRFDVWISVDTSKPDVITAAAAAGAHLINDVRSLQEPGALDAAAATQLPVCLMHMQGLPQTMQQAPHYDDLMKDVFTFFEHHLGRCIAAGIPREQILLDPGFGFGKNLQHNYSLLAQMESLHQFGLPLLVGMSRKSMIGQLLNVPPKERVHGSVACAVIAALKGARIIRVHDVKATVDAMRVVEATLSAKE from the coding sequence ATGAAATTGAACGCTCGGGGATCGATTATCGATCTCTCCTGCCCGCAGGTGATGGGCATCCTGAATGTGACGCCGGATTCGTTCTCCGACGGCGGTCAACATAACACGTTGGATAAAGCCTTGTTTCATGCTCAAGATATGATCGTGGCTGGCGCGACGTTTATTGATGTTGGCGGTGAGTCAACGCGGCCTGGTGCGGATGAAGTCAGCGTTGCGGAAGAGCTGGATCGAGTGGCGCCCGTCGTAGAAGCGTTATCGCAGCGTTTTGACGTCTGGATATCGGTCGACACCTCAAAACCGGACGTCATCACAGCCGCCGCCGCCGCTGGCGCGCATCTCATTAACGATGTTCGATCTTTGCAGGAGCCTGGTGCGCTGGATGCCGCTGCTGCGACCCAACTTCCCGTGTGCCTGATGCACATGCAGGGATTGCCGCAAACGATGCAACAAGCCCCGCATTACGATGACCTGATGAAAGATGTTTTCACCTTCTTTGAGCATCATCTTGGCCGCTGTATCGCTGCAGGAATTCCGCGCGAGCAAATATTACTCGACCCTGGATTTGGGTTCGGCAAAAACCTGCAGCATAACTATAGCCTGTTGGCTCAGATGGAGAGTCTGCATCAATTTGGTTTACCGCTGTTGGTAGGGATGTCCAGAAAATCAATGATTGGCCAACTGCTTAACGTTCCCCCTAAGGAACGTGTTCATGGCAGTGTCGCCTGTGCAGTAATCGCTGCGCTAAAGGGAGCCCGAATTATTCGAGTTCATGACGTAAAAGCAACCGTGGACGCTATGCGTGTTGTTGAAGCTACACTTTCAGCTAAGGAATAA
- the ftsH gene encoding ATP-dependent zinc metalloprotease FtsH gives MSDMAKNLILWLVIAVVLMSVFQSFGPSESNGRRVDYSTFLTEVNQDQVREARINGREITVVKKDSNRYTTYIPVNDPKLLDNLLTKNVKVVGEPPEEPSLLASIFISWFPMLLLIGVWIFFMRQMQGGGGKGAMSFGKSKARMLTEDQIKTTFADVAGCDEAKEEVAELVEYLREPSRFQKLGGKIPKGVLMVGPPGTGKTLLAKAIAGEAKVPFFTISGSDFVEMFVGVGASRVRDMFEQAKKAAPCIIFIDEIDAVGRQRGAGLGGGHDEREQTLNQMLVEMDGFEGNEGIIVIAATNRPDVLDPALLRPGRFDRQVVVGLPDVRGREQILKVHMRRVPLSPDIDASVIARGTPGFSGADLANLVNEAALFAARGSKRVVSMVEFEKAKDKIMMGAERRSMVMTEAQKESTAYHEAGHAIIGRLVPEHDPVHKVTIIPRGRALGVTFFLPEGDAISASRQKLESQISTLYGGRLAEEIIYGSEHVSTGASNDIKVATSIARNMVTQWGFSEKLGPLLYAEEEGEVFLGRSVAKAKHMSDETARIIDQEVKALIERNYQRARELLMANMDILHSMKDALMKYETIDAPQIDDLMGRKDVRPPAGWEEPSANNNNSDDSGTPNAPTPVDEPEKPSTGNAMSGPLSDK, from the coding sequence TTGAGTGACATGGCGAAAAACCTGATTCTCTGGCTAGTCATCGCAGTTGTGCTGATGTCTGTGTTCCAGAGCTTTGGGCCCAGCGAGTCGAATGGCCGTAGGGTGGATTATTCAACCTTTTTAACTGAAGTGAATCAGGATCAGGTCCGTGAAGCACGAATCAATGGGCGTGAGATCACTGTGGTCAAAAAAGACAGCAACCGATACACGACCTATATTCCTGTCAACGATCCCAAGTTGCTGGATAACCTTCTGACTAAAAACGTAAAAGTCGTTGGAGAACCCCCTGAAGAACCTAGCCTGCTGGCTTCGATCTTTATCTCGTGGTTCCCGATGCTTCTGCTGATTGGCGTCTGGATATTCTTCATGCGTCAAATGCAGGGCGGCGGTGGCAAAGGCGCCATGTCGTTCGGCAAAAGCAAGGCACGCATGCTCACCGAAGATCAAATCAAAACAACGTTCGCGGACGTTGCGGGCTGTGATGAGGCCAAAGAAGAAGTGGCCGAGCTGGTTGAGTATCTGCGTGAGCCGAGCCGCTTCCAGAAGTTGGGCGGCAAGATTCCGAAAGGCGTATTGATGGTCGGTCCTCCGGGTACCGGTAAAACTTTGTTGGCGAAAGCCATCGCGGGCGAAGCTAAAGTTCCATTCTTCACGATTTCCGGCTCTGATTTCGTAGAAATGTTCGTGGGCGTGGGCGCATCCCGTGTTCGCGACATGTTCGAGCAAGCTAAAAAAGCCGCGCCGTGCATCATCTTTATCGATGAAATCGATGCTGTAGGTCGTCAGCGCGGCGCGGGTTTGGGCGGCGGTCACGACGAACGTGAACAAACTCTGAACCAGATGCTGGTGGAAATGGACGGCTTTGAGGGTAACGAAGGTATTATCGTTATCGCTGCGACGAACCGCCCTGACGTGCTCGATCCAGCATTGCTGCGTCCCGGTCGTTTTGACCGCCAGGTGGTTGTCGGCCTGCCGGATGTCCGTGGACGTGAACAGATTCTAAAAGTCCACATGCGTCGCGTTCCACTGTCACCGGATATCGATGCGTCCGTAATTGCTCGCGGCACACCTGGTTTCTCCGGTGCCGATCTGGCTAATCTGGTTAACGAAGCTGCTTTGTTCGCCGCACGCGGCAGCAAGCGCGTCGTCTCCATGGTCGAGTTCGAGAAAGCCAAAGATAAGATCATGATGGGTGCAGAACGCCGCTCTATGGTGATGACGGAAGCTCAAAAAGAGTCGACTGCCTATCACGAAGCGGGTCATGCCATCATCGGACGTCTAGTGCCAGAGCACGATCCCGTTCATAAAGTAACCATCATCCCACGTGGCCGCGCACTGGGCGTAACTTTCTTCCTGCCGGAGGGCGATGCCATTAGCGCCAGCCGTCAGAAGCTGGAAAGTCAGATTTCTACGCTGTACGGCGGTCGTTTGGCTGAAGAGATCATTTACGGTTCTGAACATGTTTCTACCGGCGCTTCCAACGACATCAAGGTTGCGACATCTATTGCCCGCAACATGGTGACGCAGTGGGGCTTCTCTGAAAAACTCGGGCCGTTACTGTATGCAGAAGAAGAAGGGGAAGTCTTCCTCGGACGCTCTGTGGCTAAAGCGAAACATATGTCTGACGAAACGGCCCGCATCATCGATCAGGAAGTGAAGGCATTGATCGAACGTAACTATCAGCGCGCTCGCGAACTGCTGATGGCAAATATGGATATCTTGCATTCCATGAAGGATGCATTAATGAAATATGAAACCATCGATGCACCGCAGATCGATGATCTGATGGGGCGTAAAGATGTTCGTCCGCCAGCTGGCTGGGAAGAACCCTCGGCCAACAATAACAACTCTGACGATAGCGGAACGCCGAATGCGCCGACCCCGGTTGATGAACCGGAGAAGCCTAGCACCGGCAACGCTATGTCAGGGCCGTTGAGCGACAAGTAA
- the rlmE gene encoding 23S rRNA (uridine(2552)-2'-O)-methyltransferase RlmE, with protein sequence MANKKRSASSSRWLQEHFSDKYVQQAQKKGLRSRAWFKLDEIQQSDRLFKPGMTVVDLGAAPGGWSQYVVSQIGGKGRIIACDLLPMDPIVGVDFLQGDFRDELVLKALLERVGDQKVQVVMSDMAPNMSGTPAVDIPRSMYLVELALEMCRDILAPGGSFVVKVFQGEGFDEYLREVRSLFTTVKTRKPESSRARSREVYIVATGRKL encoded by the coding sequence ATGGCTAACAAAAAGCGTTCTGCGAGTTCCAGTCGCTGGTTGCAGGAACACTTTAGCGATAAATATGTGCAGCAAGCGCAGAAAAAAGGGCTTCGCTCACGCGCTTGGTTTAAACTTGACGAAATACAGCAGAGCGACAGACTGTTCAAACCCGGTATGACCGTGGTGGACCTGGGGGCTGCCCCGGGGGGGTGGTCGCAGTATGTTGTCAGCCAGATTGGCGGCAAAGGGCGTATTATAGCCTGTGATCTTTTGCCGATGGACCCGATTGTTGGCGTCGATTTTCTTCAAGGCGATTTCCGCGATGAATTAGTGCTTAAGGCCTTGTTGGAAAGGGTCGGAGATCAGAAAGTTCAGGTGGTGATGTCCGACATGGCCCCTAACATGAGCGGTACTCCGGCAGTCGATATCCCGCGTTCTATGTATCTAGTGGAGCTTGCGCTGGAGATGTGTCGAGATATCTTGGCTCCGGGCGGCAGTTTCGTCGTTAAAGTATTTCAGGGAGAAGGCTTTGACGAGTATTTGCGTGAAGTGCGATCCCTGTTTACGACGGTGAAGACGCGTAAGCCTGAATCCTCCCGGGCCAGGTCCCGCGAGGTGTACATTGTAGCGACAGGGCGTAAACTGTAG
- the yhbY gene encoding ribosome assembly RNA-binding protein YhbY yields MNLSNKQKQHLKGLAHPLKPVVLLGNNGLTEGVLAEIEQALEHHELIKVKIATEDRETKGLVVEAILREAKAVKVQVIGHTLVLYRAAKERKIVLPR; encoded by the coding sequence ATGAATCTGAGTAACAAACAAAAACAGCACCTGAAAGGCTTGGCACATCCATTAAAACCGGTTGTCCTATTAGGCAACAATGGCCTTACCGAAGGTGTACTGGCTGAGATCGAGCAGGCTTTAGAGCATCACGAACTGATAAAGGTAAAAATCGCCACTGAGGATCGTGAAACCAAAGGGTTAGTCGTCGAAGCAATTCTGCGCGAAGCCAAAGCCGTTAAAGTCCAGGTCATCGGCCACACGTTAGTGCTCTATCGTGCCGCTAAAGAACGGAAGATCGTATTGCCGCGATAA
- the greA gene encoding transcription elongation factor GreA codes for MKQFPMTLRGAEKLREELEHLKMVRRPEIISAIADAREHGDLKENAEYHAAREQQGFCEGRIQEIEAKLSNAQVIDVTKMAANGRVIFGSTVTVMNVDTEEEQTYRIVGDDEADFKQNLISVNSPIARGLIGKEEDDIVAINTPGGLVEYEILKVEYL; via the coding sequence ATGAAACAGTTTCCGATGACGTTACGTGGTGCTGAAAAGTTACGCGAAGAGCTTGAACATCTGAAAATGGTTCGCCGGCCGGAAATCATTTCGGCGATCGCCGACGCTCGCGAACATGGCGACCTGAAAGAAAATGCGGAATACCACGCAGCCCGTGAACAGCAAGGGTTCTGCGAAGGACGTATACAGGAAATTGAAGCGAAGCTTTCAAACGCTCAGGTGATCGACGTCACTAAAATGGCGGCTAACGGCCGTGTTATTTTCGGCTCCACTGTCACTGTTATGAATGTTGATACGGAAGAAGAACAGACCTATCGCATCGTCGGTGATGATGAGGCAGACTTCAAACAAAACTTGATTTCGGTGAACTCGCCTATCGCGCGCGGTTTAATCGGCAAAGAAGAAGACGACATTGTTGCCATCAATACCCCCGGGGGACTGGTGGAATATGAGATTCTGAAGGTTGAGTATCTCTGA
- the dacB gene encoding serine-type D-Ala-D-Ala carboxypeptidase → MRFLSIATGLLCTCILHTASATAPVEDYIQYLPDGANLALVMQRVGAPSPTLDYRSQQMALPASTQKVITALAALLQLGPDFRFTTTIESTGSVSNGVLRGNLIVRFSGDPTLKRQQIRSMVQVLKKNGIREIAGNVLIDTSVFASHDKAPGWPWNDMTQCFSAPPAAAIVDRNCFSVSLYSAPNPGDNAFIRVASYYPVQMFSEVRTLAKGSPDAQYCELDVVPGELNRFTLTGCLTQRSDPLPLAFAIQDGGSYAGAIVKDELLEADIRIGGSLRRQTRPGLTGTVLAQTQSDSLHELLTIMLKKSDNMIADTVFRTIGHNRFNVPGTWRAGSDAVRQILRQKAGVDLGNSVVVDGSGLSRHNLLAPATMMQVLQYIAQHDNELNYIKMLPLAGYDGTLRYRGGLHEAGVDGKVSAKTGALQGVYNLAGFITTASGQRMAFVQYLSGYSADDPKTRRVPLVRFESRLYKDIYQNN, encoded by the coding sequence ATGCGTTTCTTATCTATTGCTACCGGCCTTCTCTGCACCTGTATTCTGCATACTGCCTCGGCTACCGCCCCGGTAGAGGACTATATACAATACCTGCCTGACGGCGCTAATCTGGCGTTGGTGATGCAGAGAGTAGGGGCGCCATCTCCCACGCTTGATTATCGCAGCCAACAAATGGCGCTCCCGGCCAGCACACAAAAAGTCATTACTGCATTGGCGGCACTACTCCAACTCGGTCCTGACTTTCGATTTACCACCACGATAGAAAGCACAGGCTCGGTCAGTAACGGCGTTTTGCGTGGAAATCTGATTGTGCGCTTCAGCGGCGATCCGACGTTAAAACGCCAGCAGATTCGTTCCATGGTACAGGTATTGAAAAAAAATGGTATCCGCGAAATTGCTGGCAATGTGCTGATCGATACCTCCGTATTCGCGAGCCACGATAAAGCACCCGGGTGGCCATGGAACGATATGACGCAATGCTTTAGTGCCCCTCCGGCCGCTGCCATCGTCGATCGGAACTGCTTCTCGGTGTCCCTCTACAGCGCCCCAAATCCCGGTGACAATGCTTTCATCCGCGTCGCCTCTTATTACCCCGTTCAGATGTTCAGCGAAGTCAGAACGCTAGCGAAAGGCTCGCCCGACGCGCAATACTGCGAACTTGATGTTGTCCCGGGGGAGCTGAATCGCTTTACGCTTACCGGATGTTTGACGCAGCGTTCAGATCCCCTCCCCCTGGCATTTGCCATTCAGGATGGCGGCAGCTATGCCGGCGCTATCGTCAAGGATGAGTTACTGGAAGCGGATATCCGTATCGGTGGCAGCCTGCGCAGACAAACTCGGCCGGGATTAACGGGGACGGTTCTGGCGCAAACGCAGTCTGATTCTTTGCATGAATTGCTGACCATCATGCTGAAAAAGTCGGACAACATGATCGCGGATACGGTATTTCGTACCATTGGGCATAACCGATTTAATGTCCCTGGCACCTGGCGTGCTGGCTCAGATGCGGTGCGCCAGATTTTGCGTCAAAAAGCCGGCGTCGACCTTGGCAACAGTGTCGTCGTGGATGGTTCGGGTTTGTCTCGTCACAACCTGCTTGCGCCCGCAACCATGATGCAGGTGCTGCAATACATCGCTCAGCACGATAACGAGTTGAACTATATTAAGATGCTGCCACTGGCGGGATATGACGGTACGCTTCGCTATCGAGGCGGATTGCATGAAGCGGGCGTTGACGGCAAGGTTTCAGCAAAAACGGGAGCATTGCAGGGCGTATACAATCTGGCCGGTTTCATCACGACCGCCAGCGGTCAGAGAATGGCCTTTGTACAGTATCTTTCCGGCTACTCCGCCGATGACCCAAAAACGCGTCGAGTTCCTCTGGTGCGTTTTGAGAGCAGACTCTACAAAGATATTTATCAGAACAATTAA
- the cgtA gene encoding Obg family GTPase CgtA: MKFVDEANILVVAGDGGNGCVSFRREKYIPNGGPDGGDGGDGGDVYLVADENLNTLIDYRFEKSFRAERGQNGQSRDCTGKRGKDITIKVPVGTRIKDTGTGEILGDMTRHQQRLMVAKGGWHGLGNTRFKSSVNRAPRQKTNGTPGEERELLMELLLLADVGMLGLPNAGKSTFIRAVSAAKPKVADYPFTTLVPSLGVVRMDSEQSFVVADIPGLIEGASEGAGLGIRFLKHLERCRVLLHLIDLAPIDESDPIENAKVIINELHQYSETLAEKPRWLVFNKSDLLDKAEAEKRARDIAAALAWEGNYYLISAASRDGVNALCWDVMSFLRTQPKMQAEEEKATPEKVEFMWDDYHREQLETVKDKAEEEWDDDWDEEDDNGVEIIYQH, encoded by the coding sequence ATGAAGTTTGTAGATGAAGCCAACATTCTCGTGGTGGCTGGCGATGGTGGCAATGGTTGTGTCAGTTTCCGCCGTGAAAAATATATCCCTAACGGCGGGCCTGATGGTGGAGACGGCGGCGATGGCGGCGACGTCTATCTCGTTGCCGATGAGAACCTGAACACCCTGATCGACTATCGCTTTGAAAAATCGTTTCGCGCTGAACGCGGTCAGAATGGTCAAAGCCGCGACTGCACCGGCAAACGAGGTAAGGATATCACCATCAAAGTGCCCGTCGGGACGCGTATTAAAGATACCGGGACGGGTGAAATCCTGGGCGATATGACCCGCCATCAGCAACGCCTGATGGTCGCGAAGGGCGGGTGGCATGGTTTGGGTAATACCCGCTTTAAATCTTCTGTTAACCGGGCGCCTCGGCAAAAAACCAACGGCACGCCGGGTGAAGAGCGCGAGCTGCTGATGGAGCTGCTGCTGCTGGCTGATGTGGGGATGTTGGGGTTGCCGAATGCGGGTAAATCTACGTTCATTCGAGCCGTCTCTGCGGCTAAACCTAAGGTTGCGGATTATCCGTTTACGACTCTGGTCCCGAGCCTTGGCGTTGTGCGTATGGACAGCGAGCAAAGCTTTGTCGTCGCTGATATACCGGGTCTGATTGAAGGCGCTTCCGAAGGCGCAGGTCTGGGTATTCGCTTCCTTAAACATTTGGAACGTTGCCGCGTGCTGCTTCACCTGATTGATCTGGCGCCGATTGACGAATCAGATCCGATTGAAAATGCGAAAGTCATCATCAACGAGCTTCATCAGTATAGCGAAACGCTGGCTGAGAAACCCCGTTGGTTGGTGTTCAACAAAAGCGACCTGCTGGACAAAGCTGAAGCGGAGAAACGCGCGCGTGATATCGCCGCCGCGCTGGCCTGGGAAGGTAATTACTACCTGATCTCTGCTGCCAGCCGTGACGGCGTCAATGCGCTCTGCTGGGATGTTATGAGCTTCCTGAGGACTCAACCGAAAATGCAGGCGGAAGAAGAGAAAGCGACGCCTGAAAAAGTGGAGTTCATGTGGGATGACTATCATCGTGAACAGCTTGAAACGGTGAAAGACAAAGCGGAAGAAGAGTGGGACGATGACTGGGACGAAGAAGATGACAACGGTGTGGAAATTATCTACCAGCATTAA
- a CDS encoding DMT family transporter: MKQNGGLGLCLAVTTAVCWGALPIAMKQVLSVMDPYTVVWYRFLMASFGLFLLLYFKGAMPRFRLLRRRRWWILLLIATCGLLGNFVLFSSSLKYLSPTASQVIGQLSPVGMMFASVLILKEKMRVTQVIGAVTLLSGLIMFFNTSLIEIFTRLSDYTLGVLLGVGAAMVWVTYGVAQKVLLRRLSSQQLLFLLYILCVIFITPVAKPGVLFQLSLWQLVCLLFCGVNTVVGYGALAEAMARWQAAQVSAIITLTPLFTLMFSDLLALGWPAVFAPLALNFIGYFGAFAVVAGAMFSAVGHRFFQVKQQVSEVPGINTDSK, encoded by the coding sequence ATGAAACAGAATGGAGGCTTGGGGCTTTGTCTGGCTGTGACTACCGCTGTTTGCTGGGGCGCTTTGCCCATCGCCATGAAGCAGGTTCTGAGTGTTATGGATCCGTATACCGTCGTCTGGTATCGATTTTTAATGGCATCATTTGGGCTCTTCCTCCTTCTGTACTTTAAAGGAGCAATGCCCCGATTTCGTTTGTTACGGCGTCGGCGTTGGTGGATATTGCTTCTGATCGCAACGTGCGGTCTGCTGGGCAACTTTGTTCTATTCAGCTCGTCATTAAAATATCTCAGCCCTACGGCTTCTCAAGTTATCGGCCAGCTCTCCCCGGTCGGGATGATGTTCGCCAGCGTACTCATTCTGAAAGAAAAAATGCGTGTCACTCAGGTGATTGGTGCGGTTACGTTGCTGAGTGGTCTGATAATGTTCTTCAACACCAGCCTGATTGAGATTTTTACCCGACTGAGTGACTACACGTTAGGCGTGTTATTAGGTGTAGGTGCCGCGATGGTCTGGGTGACTTACGGGGTAGCGCAAAAAGTGCTCCTACGGCGCTTGTCATCCCAGCAACTCCTGTTTCTGCTTTATATACTGTGCGTAATTTTCATTACACCGGTAGCAAAGCCTGGCGTCTTGTTTCAACTAAGTCTTTGGCAACTGGTGTGCTTGTTGTTTTGTGGCGTGAACACGGTTGTCGGGTATGGCGCGCTGGCAGAGGCGATGGCGCGTTGGCAGGCGGCTCAGGTCAGCGCCATTATTACGCTGACGCCCTTGTTTACACTGATGTTTTCCGATTTATTAGCATTAGGATGGCCCGCGGTATTTGCGCCTCTCGCGCTAAATTTTATCGGTTACTTCGGTGCATTTGCGGTTGTGGCGGGGGCGATGTTCTCCGCGGTTGGACACCGTTTTTTCCAGGTAAAACAGCAGGTAAGCGAAGTGCCTGGCATCAACACCGACAGCAAATAA
- the rpmA gene encoding 50S ribosomal protein L27 produces MAHKKAGGSTRNGRDSESKRLGVKRFGGESVLAGSIIVRQRGTKFHAGTNVGCGKDHTLFALSNGKVQFEIKGPKNRKFISIVAE; encoded by the coding sequence ATGGCACATAAAAAAGCTGGCGGTTCCACTCGTAACGGCCGTGACTCAGAAAGCAAACGCTTGGGCGTAAAACGTTTCGGCGGTGAATCCGTTCTGGCAGGCAGCATCATCGTTCGTCAGCGTGGTACTAAGTTCCATGCAGGTACTAACGTTGGTTGTGGTAAAGACCACACGTTGTTTGCACTGTCTAACGGTAAAGTTCAGTTCGAAATCAAAGGCCCTAAAAACCGTAAATTTATCAGCATTGTCGCTGAATAA
- the rplU gene encoding 50S ribosomal protein L21 yields the protein MYAVFQSGGKQHRVSEGQTVRLEKLDIATGEAVEFDQVLMIANGEDIKIGVPYVDGGKIKAEVVAHGRGEKVKIVKFRRRKHYRKQAGHRQWFTEVKITGISA from the coding sequence ATGTACGCAGTTTTCCAAAGTGGTGGTAAACAACACCGAGTAAGCGAAGGCCAGACCGTTCGCTTGGAAAAGCTGGATATCGCAACTGGTGAAGCCGTTGAGTTTGACCAGGTTCTGATGATCGCTAATGGTGAAGACATCAAAATCGGCGTTCCTTACGTTGATGGCGGTAAAATCAAGGCTGAGGTTGTTGCTCACGGTCGTGGCGAGAAAGTTAAAATCGTTAAGTTCCGTCGCCGTAAACACTACCGTAAACAAGCTGGTCACCGTCAGTGGTTCACTGAGGTGAAGATCACCGGCATCAGCGCTTAA
- the ispB gene encoding octaprenyl diphosphate synthase codes for MNLEQITALSSQDMSAVNTTILEHLSSDVALINQLGHYIVSGGGKRIRPMIAVLAAKALAYQGDKHVTVAALIEFIHTATLLHDDVVDESDMRRGKATANAAFGNAASVLVGDFIYTRAFQMMTSLGSLQVLTVMSDAVNVIAEGEVLQLMNCNDPNITEDSYMRVIYSKTARLFEAASQSSAILAGATTEQERALKDYGRYLGTAFQLIDDLLDYSADGETLGKNTGDDLNEGKPTLPLLHAMRHGNPEQSAMIREAIEQGNGRHLLAPVLTAMQECGSLGYTRQRAEEEADKAISALQCLPETPYRLALEGLAHLAVQREF; via the coding sequence ATGAATCTAGAACAAATCACAGCGTTAAGCTCCCAGGATATGTCCGCCGTTAATACTACGATCCTGGAACATCTTTCCTCCGATGTCGCGCTTATCAATCAGTTAGGCCATTACATTGTCAGCGGCGGCGGAAAACGTATTCGGCCGATGATTGCTGTTCTGGCAGCCAAGGCTTTGGCCTATCAGGGTGACAAGCACGTTACCGTTGCGGCGCTAATCGAATTCATCCATACCGCTACCCTGCTGCATGACGACGTTGTCGACGAATCCGACATGCGTCGAGGAAAAGCGACGGCAAACGCCGCCTTTGGCAACGCTGCTAGCGTATTAGTCGGCGACTTCATCTATACGCGGGCCTTTCAGATGATGACGAGTCTTGGCTCACTGCAGGTTCTCACGGTGATGTCCGATGCGGTCAACGTCATCGCGGAAGGCGAAGTGCTGCAGTTGATGAACTGTAACGATCCCAATATCACCGAGGACAGCTATATGCGCGTGATCTACAGCAAAACGGCACGCTTATTCGAAGCAGCCTCTCAGTCTTCCGCTATTCTGGCAGGTGCTACCACAGAGCAAGAGAGGGCGTTAAAGGACTACGGACGCTATTTGGGAACGGCATTCCAACTGATAGACGATTTGCTGGATTACAGCGCAGATGGCGAAACGCTGGGCAAAAATACCGGTGACGACCTTAACGAAGGCAAGCCTACCCTACCGCTGCTGCATGCCATGCGCCATGGCAACCCTGAACAAAGCGCCATGATCCGCGAGGCGATTGAACAGGGCAACGGTCGTCATCTGCTGGCACCGGTTCTTACCGCGATGCAGGAATGCGGCTCGCTCGGCTATACCCGTCAGCGGGCGGAAGAAGAAGCAGACAAAGCAATCAGCGCGCTGCAGTGTCTGCCAGAAACGCCCTATCGCCTGGCTTTAGAAGGGTTGGCGCATTTAGCCGTTCAGCGAGAGTTCTGA
- a CDS encoding DNA-binding protein, translating into MDKKWFATKELLGVAGLPTSRQGLNKKAKESGWEKRRRKGVQGKGVEYAIWSLPDSVKHSLMMEESPIPEYTTPAETELLSTWIQVYHQLTGSERSLLINHILHEGALAMLTRLGSLQQASDAQASDQNSR; encoded by the coding sequence ATGGACAAAAAGTGGTTTGCGACAAAAGAATTGTTGGGTGTAGCTGGATTACCGACGTCCAGGCAGGGGCTGAATAAGAAGGCGAAAGAAAGCGGCTGGGAGAAACGGCGTCGTAAAGGTGTACAGGGGAAAGGCGTGGAATACGCTATCTGGAGCTTACCCGACAGCGTTAAGCACTCGCTGATGATGGAGGAGTCACCTATCCCAGAATATACCACACCGGCAGAGACTGAATTATTGTCGACGTGGATACAGGTTTATCACCAGTTAACGGGAAGCGAACGTTCGCTACTGATAAATCATATTCTGCATGAAGGTGCTCTGGCGATGTTGACTCGCCTTGGCAGCTTGCAGCAAGCGAGCGATGCCCAAGCGAGCGATCAGAACTCTCGCTGA
- a CDS encoding DNA-binding protein encodes MKKEWFATSELVGIGGLPKSRQGLNKRAREDGWEKRRRKGVQGRGVEYSIHSLPDSVQQSLLLMQETPGEYSAKPSDMLPVWMQIYQQLSVSEREKLISYIMREGVYATLKQLGLCPPSTSPVTNETSE; translated from the coding sequence ATGAAAAAAGAGTGGTTTGCGACCAGCGAGTTGGTTGGCATCGGCGGACTCCCTAAATCACGGCAAGGATTGAATAAACGTGCCCGAGAAGATGGTTGGGAAAAACGTCGCAGAAAAGGTGTGCAAGGACGAGGTGTTGAATATTCAATACACAGCTTGCCTGACTCCGTACAGCAGTCTTTATTGCTAATGCAGGAAACACCCGGAGAATATTCAGCGAAGCCATCGGATATGCTGCCGGTGTGGATGCAGATATATCAACAGCTTTCAGTCTCTGAACGCGAAAAGTTGATTAGCTACATCATGCGGGAAGGTGTTTATGCAACTCTTAAGCAGTTAGGGTTATGCCCACCTTCTACCTCACCCGTTACAAACGAAACCTCTGAATGA
- a CDS encoding helix-turn-helix domain-containing protein yields the protein MNSRKHDWHPADIIAALKKKGTTLAAVSRSAGLSSSTLANAISRPWPKGEWLIADALGIHPAEIWPSRYYNPETNELLDRKKLIRPQ from the coding sequence ATGAATTCAAGGAAACATGACTGGCACCCTGCTGATATCATTGCGGCATTAAAGAAAAAAGGGACCACCCTTGCCGCAGTATCACGGTCTGCCGGATTAAGTTCGTCCACGCTTGCTAATGCTATATCGCGCCCATGGCCGAAAGGAGAGTGGCTGATTGCGGATGCGCTAGGAATACACCCTGCCGAAATCTGGCCCAGCCGTTACTATAATCCTGAAACAAACGAACTGCTCGATCGCAAAAAATTGATTCGGCCGCAGTGA